The genomic region TGTCCTTGACGCAGTAATTGAGCGATCGCGAAATGCCATTGGTCAAACACCTGGATCAGATGTGTTTGAAATGATGTATCATATTTCGCTAAATCGACAATTAAGTTACCCAAGAAACAGCCGCCACAATCTGGTTCGGTAAGGTGTTTTGCTTCTAGGCGATCGATTATCCACACCAGTTGAGCGATTGGATCGGTAGTATATTCGGCAGCAGGCTCGATAATATGAGTCTTGATTTGCTGCCACTTATAATCAATCAGTGCGTGCGCTAATTCATCTTTGGACTGAAAGTAATTGTAGAAACTGCCAGACGAAGTACCGCTGACACTAAATAGTTCTTTGAGTCCCGTAGATTGAAACCCTTGATGATGAATCAGATCTAAAACCGAGGCTAAAATATCCTCGCGAGTACGTTTCAGGTTAACCATTGAATCAGTTATCAGTTATCAGTTATCAGTTACGTCTGACTTACGACTTACGACTTTTTCCCCTGTCGATTCATCAACTTACACCCGCAACTCCTCAACAGCGCGGGTTTCACGGGATAGGTGTAACTCTAATTCGGCTTTGAGTTCGTGATAGGCAGGATGGCGATCGAGACTTTCGCGCTTGCGGGGACGGGGGAAGGGAATATCAAGCACTTCGACAATTTGAGCGGCGGGACCCCGACTCATCATTACGATTTGATCTGATAGTAACAAAGCCTCTTCAATACTGTGGGTAATCAGAATTGCAGTTTTGTGTTGTTGCTCCCAAATTCGGGCAATTTCATCTTGTAAAAAACCCCGCGTCAATGCATCTAAAGCACCAAATGGCTCATCCATTAAGAGAATTTGCGGATTGATTGCTAAAGCTCTTGCAATACCGACTCTTTGCTTCATTCCTCCCGATAATTCATGGGGATGTTTCTGTTCTGCACCCCGCAACCCGACTAGATCGATATATTCGCGCACGATCTGTTTTTGCCGATCGCGAGACATTTTGGAATAAACTGTTTCAATCGCAAAGCGGATATTTTCTGCTACAGTCATCCAAGGCATCAGAGAATAATTTTGGAAGACAACACCGCGATCGGGACCTGGGTGATAAATTTCGGTTCCATTCAGCATTACCACACCGCTAGTAGGTGGAGTCAAACCAGCAATAATGTTTAGCAGTGTCGATTTACCACATCCAGAAGGACCGATAATTGAAACAAAGGTATTCGCTGAAATTTCTAAATTAATCTCAGCGATCGCAATATAATCCGGCGAAGTACGATGCAATAGCCGATCTACTAAGCTCTGTCTCCCAGGAAAGACCTTAAACACATCCTTCAGCACCAACTGAGTCGTGTCTTTAAGTGTAGGATCGAGTGTATCGGTATAGGAAATCATATTGGTAGTTAGTAAGTCGTAAGTAAGAATTAACTGCTCGTGCGCTCCCTGCTCCCTGCTCCCTGCTCACTGACCAAAAGACACCCAACTGTGTAATAGTCCCAAAAGGCGATCGAGCAGAATTCCTACGAGTCCGATAACGACGATCGCGGTGATGATGCTGGTGACATTGAGGTTATTCCACTCGTTCCAAACAAAGCTACCAATACCCGTACCACCGACAATCATCTCGGCGGCGACTATCACTAACCAGGAAATACCAATACTAATTCGCAATCCTGCTACGATCTGGGGTGCGGCTGCGGGTAAAATTACTTTGGCGATCGTCCGCCAGCGAGATGCTCCCAAAGTTCGCGCTACGTTGAGGTAGTCGCGAGAAACATGGCTGACACCAAATTTGGTATTAATTAACGTGGGTGCAATGCTCGTAATTGCAATCACAAATAAGGCTGTTGCTTCAGAACTTTTGAGTATTGCTAGTCCTAATGGCAACCATGCCAAAGGAGAGACGGGACGCAGCAGTTGAATAAACGGATCGACGGCTTTGGAAACGACTTCTGATAATCCGATCGCAATACCTAGAGGAATAGCGATCGCCGAGCCGATGAAAAACCCTACCATCACTCGTTGTAAGCTTGCTAGTAAGTGCAGACCGATGCCTTTATCGTTGGGACCATTATCGTAAAATGGATCGACGATCCAACTCCAAAAATCGGCGATCGTTCGACTGGCAGCTGGCATGACAGGAGAAAATAGCTTCAATTGCACTCCCAATTCCCATACGAGTAACAACGCAGCTAGGAGCAAAAAGAATAAAATTGTGGCTTGGAAATTGGGGTTTTGGAGCCAATGATAAGTTTGCCAAAACTTATTTTTGGAGTGCGATCGCTGCTTGGATAATCGTCGGGAGTTGTCCACCATGACTTCTAAACCTTGAACTGTTTTTTCTGTTCTTGTAAATAGGCTTCAACTTTACCAGGGTCAAAGTCACCATTTTTCAGTTTTTCGATCCGCGTAGACTCCGCAGGTGGATTTTGTCCCAATTCTTTCGCCAGTTCTCTTGCTAAGTCTGTCATGTAGACTTGAGTGGCAATTTCTTCATATTTTGCCTTTTCTGTCGGCATTAAATCCCAGCGTACCATTTGGGAAGAAATCCACTTGGCAAAGCTTTTCCACGGATAGGGATCGAAGCCAATTCGATCTGGTACGTCTAGAGTTTGCCCTAAACCATTGTCAAATTTCCCCGTCAGCACGGCTGTAAGAACTGGTTCCGGCTGGTTGAGATACTTGCGTTCGGACATTGCCTTGGCGACTTCCTGACGGTTTTCGGCAGCGTTGGCATGTCCGGCGCTATCGATAATAGCTTTGTTGACAGCACGAAAGGTATTCGGGTGGCGATCGATCCAACTTTGGCTTGCGGCAAAAGCACAACACGGGTGTCCTTGCCAAAGATCTTTGGTGAGTAGGTGAATGAAACCAATTTTCTCAAAGATTGCCCGTTGCCCAAAATTATCAGGCATGAGGAAAGCGTCAATTTGTCCTGCTGCCATCTTTGCGACTGAATCCGGTGGGGGAACGATTTCTAGTCTTACGTCTTTGTCTGGGTTCAATCCTCCCGATGCGAGGTAGTAGCGCAGTAACAAATTATGCATTGAGTAGGGAAAAGGCAATCCGATAGTCATGCCTTTAAAATCTGCCGCAGTTTTGACTTTATCTTGATGTTTGCTGGCAACTGCGATTGATTGTCCGTTAATATTTTCAATACTGGCAAGTCGAATCGGGAAGGCAGAAGAACCTAAACCCAAAGTCATCGCGATCGGCATGGGAGACAGCATGTGGTAGGCATCGAGTTCGCCGGCGATCGCAGATTCTCGTACTGCTGCCCAGTTTGGCATTTTCTTCAGCGTTACGTTTAATCCATGTTTTTTAAAAAATCCCACTGGTTCGGCGGCGACGATGGGAATCGAACAGGCGATGGGAATAAAACCAATTGTTAAATCGGTTTTTTCTAACTTACTCGGATCTGCGGCATTCGTAGAAGTTGCGGTTGGTGCTTGCGAGTTATTGTTACCAACGCAACTTGCAGCCGTTACGACTGCGGCGGCGGCTGCAACTTTAATTAAAAAATCGCGGCGGCGAAACTTGCTTAGACGGAGTGCATCATTAAAAAACTGGGTTGAGCGATCGCCAAAGGCGGCGGCAAAAGCCTCTTCTAATCCTCCGGCAAGCTGGATCAAATCGTAGCAGATCTGGCGTTGTCCTGGTTCGGCGCGATCGAGCATCTGGAGTACCAGAGTCTTTCTGATTTCGGCTTGAGTTAATGCTCGGGCAAATTCGAGAGTTTCTTCTGAGTAGTGTCCCATTTTACATAGGTCATTTACCAAATCTGCTGGATCTTGGGGCATTCCTTCCAGAAAATTTTGATGATC from Chroococcidiopsis sp. SAG 2025 harbors:
- a CDS encoding TetR/AcrR family transcriptional regulator; this encodes MVNLKRTREDILASVLDLIHHQGFQSTGLKELFSVSGTSSGSFYNYFQSKDELAHALIDYKWQQIKTHIIEPAAEYTTDPIAQLVWIIDRLEAKHLTEPDCGGCFLGNLIVDLAKYDTSFQTHLIQVFDQWHFAIAQLLRQGQTQLRSDIEPDNLAEQLMNAIEGTLLLGRLYNHPNRLQRGFDSVRQILKAALKQ
- a CDS encoding ABC transporter ATP-binding protein, whose protein sequence is MISYTDTLDPTLKDTTQLVLKDVFKVFPGRQSLVDRLLHRTSPDYIAIAEINLEISANTFVSIIGPSGCGKSTLLNIIAGLTPPTSGVVMLNGTEIYHPGPDRGVVFQNYSLMPWMTVAENIRFAIETVYSKMSRDRQKQIVREYIDLVGLRGAEQKHPHELSGGMKQRVGIARALAINPQILLMDEPFGALDALTRGFLQDEIARIWEQQHKTAILITHSIEEALLLSDQIVMMSRGPAAQIVEVLDIPFPRPRKRESLDRHPAYHELKAELELHLSRETRAVEELRV
- the ntrB gene encoding nitrate ABC transporter permease, producing MVDNSRRLSKQRSHSKNKFWQTYHWLQNPNFQATILFFLLLAALLLVWELGVQLKLFSPVMPAASRTIADFWSWIVDPFYDNGPNDKGIGLHLLASLQRVMVGFFIGSAIAIPLGIAIGLSEVVSKAVDPFIQLLRPVSPLAWLPLGLAILKSSEATALFVIAITSIAPTLINTKFGVSHVSRDYLNVARTLGASRWRTIAKVILPAAAPQIVAGLRISIGISWLVIVAAEMIVGGTGIGSFVWNEWNNLNVTSIITAIVVIGLVGILLDRLLGLLHSWVSFGQ
- a CDS encoding CmpA/NrtA family ABC transporter substrate-binding protein; the protein is MTALLESPSENGIYSLEAITSLSSANANCPCGGSHIAADHQNFLEGMPQDPADLVNDLCKMGHYSEETLEFARALTQAEIRKTLVLQMLDRAEPGQRQICYDLIQLAGGLEEAFAAAFGDRSTQFFNDALRLSKFRRRDFLIKVAAAAAVVTAASCVGNNNSQAPTATSTNAADPSKLEKTDLTIGFIPIACSIPIVAAEPVGFFKKHGLNVTLKKMPNWAAVRESAIAGELDAYHMLSPMPIAMTLGLGSSAFPIRLASIENINGQSIAVASKHQDKVKTAADFKGMTIGLPFPYSMHNLLLRYYLASGGLNPDKDVRLEIVPPPDSVAKMAAGQIDAFLMPDNFGQRAIFEKIGFIHLLTKDLWQGHPCCAFAASQSWIDRHPNTFRAVNKAIIDSAGHANAAENRQEVAKAMSERKYLNQPEPVLTAVLTGKFDNGLGQTLDVPDRIGFDPYPWKSFAKWISSQMVRWDLMPTEKAKYEEIATQVYMTDLARELAKELGQNPPAESTRIEKLKNGDFDPGKVEAYLQEQKKQFKV